From the genome of Haloterrigena sp. KLK7, one region includes:
- a CDS encoding PINc/VapC family ATPase, protein MNVVPDTSVVIDGRVSATIDDGQFEGATISVPEAVVAELEAQANDGIDTGWDGLEELQRLADLADEGVIELEYVGERPNAIERGHASEGEIDALIRDIAEDLGATFLTSDVVQAEVARAKGLDVQHVSPETREVETLTVENYFDDQTMSVHLKTGAVPKAKRGELGEMRYERIADEPLDEATMDEYAREVVDAAKESSEGFLELSEPGMKIVQFRDYRIAIGRPPFSDGIEITAVRPIAQTDIEDYENADELKERLLERQRGVLISGAPGAGKSTFAQAVARFISDHDYAVKTMEKPRDLQVGPDITQYTELGGQMAKTADALLMVRPDYTIYDEVRKTDDFEVFADMRLAGVGMIGVVHATRPIDALQRLVGRVELGMIPQVVDTVVYIEAGEVETVYDVKTEVKVPAGLTEEDLARPVIQVTNFETGDPEYEIYTFNRQVVTVPLKDEDGGPANESGVDRIAKQEIEREIRSIARGYVDVELKSQDKAVVYVEEDDISTVIGKGGGRITDVENRLGIDIDVRTHDENPNYGAGGGGGSASADGAGASGSQAGQMVTPEITSRHIVIPVDGNHGETVEVQAGGEYLFTATVSRGGEIQVSRGSAIADELEQAIDRKEPVTVVPS, encoded by the coding sequence ATGAACGTCGTGCCGGATACGAGCGTGGTCATCGACGGCCGCGTCTCGGCGACGATCGACGATGGGCAGTTCGAGGGAGCGACGATTTCGGTGCCGGAAGCCGTCGTCGCGGAACTCGAAGCGCAGGCGAACGACGGGATCGACACCGGCTGGGACGGGCTGGAGGAACTCCAGCGTCTCGCCGACCTCGCCGACGAGGGCGTCATCGAACTCGAGTACGTCGGCGAGCGGCCCAACGCCATCGAGCGGGGCCACGCCTCCGAGGGCGAGATCGACGCCCTCATTCGGGACATCGCCGAGGACCTCGGCGCCACCTTCCTGACCAGCGACGTCGTCCAGGCCGAAGTCGCCCGGGCGAAGGGGCTCGACGTCCAGCACGTCTCCCCCGAAACACGCGAGGTGGAGACGCTCACCGTCGAGAACTACTTCGACGACCAGACGATGAGCGTCCACCTCAAGACGGGCGCCGTCCCGAAGGCCAAGCGCGGCGAACTCGGCGAGATGCGCTACGAGCGGATCGCCGACGAGCCCCTCGACGAGGCGACGATGGACGAGTACGCCCGCGAGGTCGTCGACGCCGCGAAGGAGTCCTCCGAGGGCTTTCTCGAACTCTCGGAGCCGGGCATGAAGATCGTCCAGTTCCGCGACTACCGGATCGCGATCGGCCGACCGCCCTTCTCCGACGGCATCGAGATCACCGCCGTCCGGCCGATCGCCCAGACCGACATCGAGGACTACGAGAACGCCGACGAACTGAAAGAACGGCTGCTCGAGCGCCAGCGCGGCGTGCTCATTTCGGGCGCCCCCGGAGCAGGGAAGTCGACGTTCGCGCAGGCGGTCGCCCGCTTCATCTCGGATCACGACTACGCGGTCAAGACCATGGAGAAACCGCGGGACCTGCAGGTCGGCCCCGACATCACCCAGTACACCGAACTGGGCGGGCAGATGGCCAAGACGGCCGACGCCCTGCTGATGGTCCGGCCCGACTACACGATCTACGACGAGGTCCGCAAGACCGACGACTTCGAGGTCTTTGCAGACATGCGGCTGGCGGGCGTCGGCATGATCGGTGTCGTCCACGCGACGCGACCGATCGACGCCCTCCAGCGACTGGTCGGCCGGGTCGAACTCGGGATGATCCCGCAGGTCGTCGACACCGTCGTCTACATCGAGGCCGGCGAGGTCGAGACCGTCTACGACGTGAAGACCGAGGTCAAGGTCCCCGCCGGACTCACCGAGGAGGACCTCGCTCGGCCGGTCATTCAGGTCACGAACTTCGAGACGGGCGACCCCGAGTACGAGATCTACACCTTCAACCGCCAGGTCGTCACCGTCCCGCTCAAAGACGAGGACGGCGGCCCCGCAAACGAGTCCGGCGTCGATCGGATCGCCAAACAGGAGATCGAACGGGAGATCCGCTCGATCGCCCGCGGCTACGTCGACGTCGAACTCAAGAGCCAGGACAAGGCCGTCGTCTACGTCGAAGAGGACGACATCTCGACGGTCATCGGCAAGGGCGGCGGTCGCATCACCGACGTCGAGAACCGCCTGGGAATCGACATCGACGTCCGGACCCACGACGAGAACCCCAACTACGGCGCCGGCGGGGGCGGCGGCAGCGCCAGCGCGGACGGCGCCGGTGCCAGCGGTTCCCAGGCCGGACAGATGGTCACCCCCGAGATCACCTCGCGACACATCGTCATCCCCGTCGACGGCAACCACGGCGAGACCGTCGAGGTCCAGGCCGGCGGCGAGTACCTCTTCACCGCGACGGTGAGCCGCGGCGGCGAGATCCAGGTGTCTCGAGGGAGCGCGATCGCCGACGAGTTAGAGCAGGCGATCGATCGAAAGGAGCCGGTGACGGTCGTCCCGTCATAA
- a CDS encoding M48 family metalloprotease: MTSELLATLEDDELEAVLAHELASLENRDAKLVAVARLLPTITQWLESENLR; encoded by the coding sequence GTGACCAGCGAACTGCTCGCGACGCTCGAGGACGACGAACTCGAGGCGGTGCTGGCCCACGAACTCGCCTCCCTCGAGAACCGGGACGCGAAGCTGGTGGCCGTCGCCCGGCTGTTGCCGACGATCACCCAGTGGCTCGAGTCCGAAAACCTACGCTGA
- a CDS encoding NAD+ synthase, which translates to MGAERKTIVDAGIGRTTGSFITDRPGLELVRSRIIDDIRTTVEDAGAAGVVVAMSGGIDSTATAELAVEALGSDKVLGLGLPCHKSERVGVSEARTIAEGLGIDFREIQLRPILEAFEETVASELDAGEDADARPDERNHALGNVIARLRMCCAYYAANRQRRLVLGTANRSELLLGYFTKHGDGAADAYPLGDLYKTEVRALAKRIGVPRRIVSKEPTAGFWADQTDADELGATYDVIDPLLQRLVDENQSIGDAAATLDIDRETARSIAWLCAETEHKRSTPPTPGIADRGVER; encoded by the coding sequence ATGGGCGCTGAGAGGAAGACGATCGTCGATGCTGGAATCGGGCGTACGACCGGGTCGTTCATCACGGATCGACCGGGACTCGAGCTGGTCCGCTCGCGGATCATCGACGACATTCGGACGACGGTCGAGGACGCGGGCGCCGCGGGCGTCGTCGTCGCGATGAGCGGCGGGATCGATTCGACGGCGACCGCGGAGCTGGCCGTCGAAGCCCTCGGGAGCGACAAGGTCCTCGGACTCGGGCTCCCCTGCCACAAGAGCGAGCGGGTCGGCGTGAGCGAGGCCAGAACGATCGCGGAAGGGTTGGGCATCGACTTTCGCGAAATCCAACTGCGACCGATCCTCGAGGCGTTCGAGGAGACGGTCGCGAGCGAACTCGACGCAGGGGAGGACGCGGACGCCCGTCCCGACGAGCGAAACCACGCGCTCGGCAACGTGATCGCACGGTTGCGGATGTGCTGTGCCTACTACGCGGCGAACCGCCAGCGCCGGCTCGTGCTCGGCACCGCCAACCGCTCCGAGTTGCTGCTCGGCTATTTCACCAAGCACGGCGACGGGGCGGCCGACGCGTACCCGCTCGGCGACCTCTACAAGACCGAAGTGCGGGCGCTCGCGAAGCGAATCGGCGTTCCGCGACGGATCGTCAGCAAGGAGCCGACGGCGGGATTCTGGGCGGACCAGACGGACGCCGACGAACTCGGCGCCACCTACGACGTCATCGACCCGCTGTTGCAGCGGCTGGTCGACGAGAACCAGTCGATCGGCGACGCCGCGGCGACGCTCGATATCGATCGCGAGACGGCCCGATCGATCGCGTGGCTCTGTGCCGAAACCGAACACAAGCGGTCGACGCCGCCGACGCCCGGCATCGCCGACCGCGGCGTCGAGCGGTAG
- a CDS encoding helix-turn-helix domain-containing protein: MAETDGEDIEDLPPSAKLVFKVLEYDGPLTQKQIVEESMLSARTVRYALERLEEIGIVDEDIYFADARQSLYRLEEPVAADGNGVEESPKKDACCAE, translated from the coding sequence ATGGCAGAGACCGACGGGGAGGACATCGAAGATTTGCCACCGAGCGCCAAACTGGTCTTCAAGGTTCTCGAGTACGACGGGCCGCTGACCCAGAAACAGATCGTCGAGGAATCGATGCTGTCGGCCCGGACCGTCCGCTACGCGCTCGAGCGCCTCGAGGAGATCGGGATCGTCGACGAGGATATCTACTTTGCGGACGCTCGCCAGAGCCTCTATCGACTCGAGGAGCCGGTGGCGGCCGACGGAAACGGCGTCGAGGAGTCCCCGAAAAAGGACGCCTGCTGCGCCGAATAA
- a CDS encoding DUF5305 domain-containing protein, which yields MIDNPRLDLLLAKYGRSIAITLVAIGVLAFLASGWAVATPSTSTSHQYADERVSSDVETSAVVVQNGTLWNEGDRLENSGVYMLNASPDLTLRSETRLTNATAGTPIDDGTVSHELTLRFEAVREGTAFWNETRTLVDESPTVENGVARSNATVDVESVRERQREIEREVSGVGNVDVRLEFRAAYDTGAGQRVQETSTTLEVTDDAYWLADSLSTSDDRTYRTGTTETTESRNLALIGGLSLLGTLSLAGAAVVARRSPIDQAAARRAVHERRYAEWISRGSIPMWIGDYHVSLDTLEDVVDVAIDTNERVVHDTQRGLFAVVNDGVVYYYSDRGLWEETAWPEMDLDDGSAVVDADAPLSPEELELEGGDEFSDPDDGFDDDEDVWRKL from the coding sequence GTGATCGATAATCCGCGTCTCGACCTGTTGCTCGCCAAATACGGGCGGTCGATCGCTATCACCCTCGTCGCGATCGGTGTCCTCGCGTTTCTCGCCTCGGGATGGGCCGTCGCGACCCCGTCGACGTCGACGAGTCACCAGTACGCCGACGAACGCGTCTCGAGCGACGTCGAGACGAGCGCCGTCGTCGTGCAGAACGGAACGCTCTGGAACGAGGGCGATCGGCTCGAGAACAGCGGGGTCTACATGCTGAACGCGTCGCCGGACCTGACGCTCCGCTCGGAGACCAGGCTGACGAACGCGACCGCGGGGACGCCGATCGACGACGGGACCGTGAGCCACGAACTGACCCTGCGGTTCGAAGCGGTTCGCGAGGGCACGGCGTTCTGGAACGAGACCAGGACGCTCGTCGACGAGTCACCGACGGTCGAGAACGGCGTCGCGAGATCGAACGCGACCGTCGACGTCGAGTCCGTTCGGGAACGGCAACGCGAGATCGAACGCGAAGTGTCCGGCGTCGGGAACGTCGACGTCCGCCTCGAGTTCCGCGCCGCCTACGATACGGGCGCGGGACAGAGGGTACAGGAGACGTCGACGACGCTCGAGGTGACCGACGACGCCTACTGGCTGGCGGACTCGCTGTCGACGTCGGACGACCGAACCTACCGGACGGGAACGACGGAGACGACCGAGTCGCGGAACCTCGCGCTGATCGGCGGCCTCTCGCTGCTCGGGACGCTCTCGCTGGCCGGCGCCGCCGTCGTCGCCCGTCGCTCGCCGATCGACCAGGCGGCCGCCCGCCGGGCCGTCCACGAGCGGCGCTACGCCGAGTGGATCTCCCGGGGGTCGATCCCGATGTGGATCGGCGACTACCACGTCTCGCTCGACACCCTCGAGGACGTCGTCGACGTCGCGATCGACACGAACGAACGGGTCGTCCACGACACGCAACGCGGGCTGTTCGCCGTCGTCAACGACGGCGTGGTCTACTACTACAGCGATCGCGGACTGTGGGAGGAAACGGCCTGGCCCGAGATGGACCTCGACGACGGATCCGCGGTCGTCGACGCCGACGCGCCGCTGTCCCCGGAGGAACTCGAACTCGAGGGAGGCGACGAGTTCTCGGATCCGGACGACGGGTTCGACGACGACGAGGACGTCTGGCGAAAACTCTGA